A region of Nostoc sp. 'Peltigera membranacea cyanobiont' N6 DNA encodes the following proteins:
- a CDS encoding tetratricopeptide repeat protein — MRRRLFRQKRTKVNQVFTIAIFTTLTAISSVSCSKNDNVLVTEIGVSTPSRRSATASRGGEFYLQGKNQHLNGDLQAAIASYSKAISQNSQYGAAYNGRGLAYFDLGDKEKAIADYNQALRINPNDAEAYNNLGNARASLEGNREAVKDYSEAIRLNPNYAEAYNNRGNARAANGDKKGAIDDLDQAILLNPKYAIAYNNRGNARAANGDPKGAIADYNQAIRLNPNFAPAYNNRGNARATNGDKQGALKDLQQAASIFQSQGSNDLYEQVMKNIKELGQSRQAGQ; from the coding sequence ATGAGACGGCGTTTATTTAGACAAAAGCGAACAAAGGTAAATCAAGTATTTACCATAGCTATTTTTACTACATTGACAGCAATTAGCAGTGTTTCTTGTAGCAAGAATGACAATGTTTTGGTGACAGAAATAGGAGTTAGTACACCTAGCCGTCGTTCAGCTACAGCTTCCAGAGGTGGAGAATTCTATCTTCAGGGAAAAAATCAGCATTTAAACGGCGATTTACAAGCTGCGATCGCTTCCTATAGTAAAGCAATTAGTCAAAACTCTCAATATGGCGCTGCTTACAACGGCCGGGGATTAGCCTACTTTGATTTGGGAGACAAGGAAAAAGCGATCGCAGATTACAATCAAGCCCTCCGCATCAACCCTAACGACGCTGAAGCTTACAATAACCTGGGCAATGCTCGCGCCTCACTAGAAGGTAACAGAGAAGCAGTGAAAGATTATAGTGAAGCGATTCGCCTTAATCCCAACTATGCCGAAGCCTACAACAACCGAGGAAATGCCCGCGCCGCCAATGGAGACAAAAAAGGGGCAATAGACGATCTCGATCAAGCAATTCTCCTCAACCCCAAATATGCGATCGCTTATAATAACCGAGGAAATGCTCGTGCTGCCAATGGAGATCCAAAGGGTGCGATCGCAGATTACAATCAAGCCATTCGCCTCAACCCTAACTTTGCCCCCGCCTACAATAACCGAGGAAACGCCCGCGCCACCAATGGAGACAAACAGGGCGCACTCAAGGACTTACAACAAGCAGCAAGCATTTTTCAAAGTCAAGGTAGCAACGACTTATATGAACAAGTGATGAAAAACATCAAAGAGCTTGGACAGAGTAGGCAAGCAGGGCAGTAG
- a CDS encoding DUF485 domain-containing protein has product MNDRTKALQALAAERWRVSLILSGAMMFIYFGFILLIAFNKPLLGSLVVPGLSLGILLGALVIVSAWVLIFIYVRWANSSYDDQIARLTRK; this is encoded by the coding sequence ATGAACGATCGCACAAAGGCTCTCCAGGCTCTCGCGGCTGAACGTTGGCGCGTATCCCTGATTCTCAGTGGAGCCATGATGTTTATTTACTTTGGCTTTATCTTGCTAATCGCATTCAATAAGCCCCTATTGGGGTCATTAGTAGTTCCTGGTCTCAGCTTGGGAATTTTACTAGGGGCATTAGTAATTGTCTCAGCATGGGTATTAATTTTTATCTACGTGCGTTGGGCAAATAGCAGTTATGACGACCAAATCGCTAGGCTGACACGTAAGTAA
- a CDS encoding sodium:solute symporter family transporter, which produces MNSVWLDLPLAADITSLGKFNPLAIAFFLLFVVSSLGITFWAAKLTKNTAHFYTAGGNISGFQNGLALAGDFMSAASFLGITGLVALNGFDGLIYSIGFLVGWPIVMFLIAEPLRNLGKYTFADVVAYRLQQKPVRIASAIGTLAVISFYLIAQMVGAGELIKLLFGFDYELAVVIVGCVMMAYVIFGGMIATTWVQIIKAVLLLGGTILLAILVLARFGFNPLALFAAAADKYPGVLAPGKQVSDPFDAISLGMSLMFGTAGLPHILMRFYTVPDAKAARVSVTYATAIIGVFYLLTFILGFGAMALVGQDAIKQIGTGGNMAAPMLAEFLGGDAFLGFISAVSFATILAVVAGLTLSGAAALSHDLWVNVVRSGHADESEQLKVARGATMALGLLAIFLGILFKGQNVAYMVGLAFAIAASANFPALLLSMLWRRFTTSGAVASMLVGTFSSLLLIYLSPTIQVTILKHASAPFPLKNPGLVTIPLAFIVAIVVSLLTTEQQAQEKFAEVEDRIHIGSEM; this is translated from the coding sequence ATGAATAGTGTGTGGTTGGATCTGCCACTAGCGGCGGATATTACCAGTCTTGGTAAGTTTAACCCGTTAGCGATCGCCTTCTTTCTTCTGTTTGTTGTCAGTTCTCTAGGTATTACCTTTTGGGCGGCAAAGCTGACCAAAAATACTGCCCACTTCTATACAGCTGGCGGTAATATCAGTGGTTTCCAAAATGGGCTAGCCCTAGCGGGAGACTTTATGAGTGCAGCTAGCTTTTTAGGTATCACTGGGCTGGTGGCACTCAACGGCTTTGACGGCTTAATTTATTCTATTGGCTTCTTGGTGGGCTGGCCGATTGTGATGTTTTTGATTGCGGAACCATTACGTAACTTAGGCAAATACACCTTTGCCGATGTAGTGGCTTATCGTTTACAACAAAAACCAGTCCGCATCGCATCTGCCATTGGAACGCTGGCAGTGATTAGCTTTTACTTAATTGCCCAAATGGTAGGGGCTGGGGAGCTAATTAAACTGCTGTTTGGCTTTGATTATGAATTAGCTGTGGTCATCGTCGGTTGTGTGATGATGGCCTACGTGATTTTTGGCGGCATGATTGCCACCACTTGGGTACAAATTATTAAAGCAGTTTTGTTGCTCGGCGGAACAATCTTGCTAGCTATCTTGGTATTGGCACGATTTGGTTTTAACCCACTCGCTCTTTTCGCCGCAGCCGCAGACAAGTATCCGGGTGTATTAGCTCCAGGCAAACAGGTTTCTGACCCGTTTGATGCCATCTCCTTGGGGATGTCGTTGATGTTCGGTACTGCCGGATTACCCCACATCTTGATGCGTTTCTACACAGTACCAGACGCTAAAGCCGCACGCGTCTCTGTTACTTATGCTACAGCTATTATTGGCGTTTTTTATCTCCTTACCTTCATCCTGGGCTTTGGAGCGATGGCGCTAGTAGGGCAAGATGCCATCAAGCAAATCGGGACTGGTGGTAACATGGCTGCACCGATGTTGGCAGAATTTCTCGGTGGTGATGCTTTCTTAGGCTTTATTTCTGCTGTTTCCTTTGCGACAATTTTGGCAGTTGTAGCGGGGTTAACCCTCTCAGGAGCGGCTGCACTTTCTCATGATTTGTGGGTGAACGTGGTGCGTTCTGGCCATGCTGACGAGTCAGAACAACTGAAGGTAGCTCGCGGCGCGACAATGGCTTTGGGATTACTGGCGATATTTCTGGGTATCTTGTTTAAAGGACAAAACGTCGCTTATATGGTAGGTTTAGCATTTGCGATCGCCGCTAGTGCCAACTTCCCAGCATTGCTGCTATCAATGCTTTGGCGACGCTTCACTACTAGCGGGGCGGTTGCGAGTATGTTAGTCGGTACTTTCTCCTCGTTACTGCTGATTTATTTATCACCGACTATTCAGGTGACAATTCTCAAGCACGCTTCTGCACCTTTCCCACTGAAAAATCCGGGATTAGTTACTATTCCCCTAGCGTTTATTGTGGCGATTGTCGTTTCATTATTGACTACTGAACAGCAAGCACAGGAAAAATTTGCGGAAGTTGAAGATCGCATTCACATTGGTTCTGAGATGTGA
- a CDS encoding carbonic anhydrase → MKRLIKGLREFKSSYFSTHQQLFEQLSQAQKPRVLFITCSDSRLDPNLITQAQVGELFVIRNAGNIIPPYGASNGGEGATIEYAVQALDIRQIIICGHSHCGAMKGLMKLHNLSDEMPLVHDWLKYAEATRRLVMDHYSHYDGEELLEIMIAENVLTQIENLRTYPVIHSKLYQGELSIYAWIYHIETGEVFAYDPQKHAYVLPQTQLPESEINESYRGQLPNTNAAVNYPQTPQDDDQPYEKVSVSAFEWFPMKRLSPEQMERIYRGSNNGS, encoded by the coding sequence ATGAAGAGATTAATTAAAGGTCTGCGCGAATTTAAATCTAGCTATTTTTCGACACATCAACAATTGTTTGAGCAGCTTTCACAGGCTCAAAAGCCCAGAGTATTATTTATTACCTGTTCTGATTCGCGTCTCGATCCAAATCTAATTACACAAGCCCAAGTTGGTGAATTATTTGTCATTCGCAATGCAGGTAACATCATTCCACCCTATGGGGCAAGTAATGGCGGTGAAGGTGCGACAATTGAATATGCTGTTCAAGCTTTAGATATTCGCCAAATTATTATTTGTGGTCACTCTCATTGCGGTGCAATGAAAGGATTAATGAAGTTACACAATCTCAGCGATGAAATGCCGCTCGTACATGATTGGCTTAAATATGCAGAGGCAACTCGAAGGCTAGTTATGGATCACTACAGTCACTACGACGGCGAAGAATTGCTAGAAATTATGATTGCCGAAAATGTTCTGACTCAAATTGAGAACTTGCGAACATATCCAGTGATTCACTCTAAGCTTTATCAGGGAGAACTCAGCATTTATGCTTGGATTTATCACATTGAAACAGGAGAAGTTTTCGCATACGATCCCCAGAAACACGCTTATGTTTTGCCCCAAACTCAGCTTCCAGAATCAGAAATAAATGAGTCCTACAGGGGTCAGCTTCCAAATACTAATGCAGCAGTGAATTATCCTCAAACCCCGCAGGATGACGATCAACCTTATGAAAAAGTGTCTGTTTCTGCATTTGAGTGGTTTCCAATGAAACGCCTTTCTCCAGAGCAGATGGAGCGAATTTATCGAGGTTCAAATAATGGAAGCTGA
- a CDS encoding site-2 protease family protein → MFIKTLITEPILFFRIVLIVIFSITLHELAHGWAAMSQGDNTPQKTGHLTLNPLVHMGKESIIFLCLMGIAWGQMPINPSNFRSPKLGNILVSAAGPLSNLALGILFILVLKFISNQSLTGLFSEEFIYLAARINLTLFLFNLLPIPPLDGFHVFSEIFPQLKPLQYTQFGIFAMMLLFIIPEFGAGLSDMTDLVIQSVLGG, encoded by the coding sequence ATGTTTATCAAAACACTGATCACAGAGCCGATTCTTTTTTTCAGAATCGTTTTAATTGTCATATTTTCCATCACTTTGCATGAACTTGCTCACGGCTGGGCTGCTATGAGCCAAGGAGATAATACTCCACAAAAAACTGGTCATCTTACGCTTAATCCTCTAGTTCACATGGGCAAAGAATCGATTATTTTTCTGTGTCTCATGGGTATAGCTTGGGGACAAATGCCCATAAACCCCTCTAATTTTCGCTCTCCCAAGCTAGGTAATATTTTGGTATCCGCAGCTGGGCCATTATCAAATCTGGCTTTAGGCATTCTGTTTATTTTAGTGCTGAAATTTATCTCTAATCAGAGTCTTACAGGGCTTTTCAGTGAGGAATTTATTTACTTAGCGGCTCGGATAAATTTGACCTTATTTCTGTTTAATCTGCTGCCAATTCCACCACTAGATGGATTTCATGTTTTCAGTGAAATTTTTCCTCAGCTAAAACCACTGCAATATACTCAATTCGGAATTTTTGCAATGATGCTTCTATTTATAATTCCAGAATTTGGGGCGGGACTTAGTGATATGACTGATTTAGTTATCCAGTCGGTGCTTGGGGGATAA
- a CDS encoding BON domain-containing protein, whose translation MKKLILLLVSSILVVGTFGCQEAPKTGSETPSTTNEAAQVPAKPASATNETAKVPATEATPGAATTDTKVKTGAEKTAATKVKSDLKTEVSAKLNKGLPGNKLQVENKEGEIILKGTASSAEELKKAETLAKEVQGVKTVKVEAKVGTAKKQ comes from the coding sequence ATGAAAAAGCTAATTCTATTACTAGTTAGTAGCATTTTGGTAGTTGGTACTTTTGGCTGCCAAGAGGCTCCTAAAACTGGTTCAGAAACTCCTAGCACTACTAATGAAGCTGCTCAAGTACCAGCAAAACCAGCTTCTGCGACAAATGAAACTGCTAAAGTTCCAGCAACAGAAGCGACTCCGGGAGCAGCTACCACAGATACTAAAGTTAAAACGGGAGCGGAAAAAACGGCCGCAACAAAAGTTAAGAGCGACTTAAAAACTGAAGTTAGCGCAAAGTTGAACAAAGGTTTACCAGGCAATAAATTACAAGTTGAAAATAAAGAGGGTGAAATTATCCTTAAAGGCACAGCAAGTTCTGCTGAAGAACTCAAGAAAGCTGAAACTTTGGCTAAGGAAGTTCAAGGTGTGAAGACGGTGAAGGTGGAAGCAAAAGTTGGAACTGCGAAAAAGCAATAA
- the smc gene encoding chromosome segregation protein SMC — MVHIKRVELTNFKSFGGTTSVPLLPGCTVISGPNGSGKSNILDALLFCLGLSSSKGMRADRLPDLVNNTQTSKGRASIEASVTVTFDLSDEISHKDTKRQRGEAGEAGEAGEAGEAGEAGEAGEAGEAGEAGEAGEAGEENPKSKIRSQKSAEWSVTRRLRVTHQGSYTSNYYINGEACTLTELHQQLSNLRVYPEGYNVVLQGDVTSIISMNARERREIIDELAGVAAFDRKIIQAKSTLDEVKEKEDSCRIIETELTAQRDRLSQDRAKAERYQKLRTEFLAKQSWEAVLSWRSLQAQQEKLVHEIQTGDRNSSELSSQLTNLNSEIVQKTAELEQLNAHVKALGEDELLAVQSTLATQEAERKQLQRQLTELETATHETAKRLLQTQQEIQKHRFSLEEIAETQIVETRFITSSQQQRNEAHQALETSREAAAEIASASEAWVQQQTAFNRQIETLLQTLEPQRTEKAQLTERNNQLQQLISEQTQLIERDEPLLAQKQTDCSQIETEFNASSEPIQNLAQNLSATEQELQIQQETQKRLLFEQREKQRQLDKIEAQAQAQQEVQGTQASKVILQSGMPGLCGLVVQLGKVEPRHQLALEMAAGGRLGHIVVDDDSIAAAGIELLKQKRAGRATFLPLNKIHAPKFTQDATLRFASGFVNYAVNLVDCDRRYKDVFSYVFGNTVVFASLEAARKNLGLYRIVTLDGELLETSGAMTGGSNSNRSALRFGNAEAAESDEAIALRSRLVDIERVLERCTEAIATLSARAKKLTVELAEARQARREQQLQLEQLQKDIKNLTTQLEGTRSQLAQNSEKLATAQSRLEILDRELPGQETQLQQLRHALAELEASQTPSEWQQIQATIKIQEQQLQQRETALREAEQRLKNLENQQQRSQEKIQEAETRITEYETQQTSCRDAIHRVSTQITTINEQITQTRLSLTQMEQNLGEEKQKRDTTELEVRSHLLRQQQLQWEIEKLKETQEKRREELIALQSQLRDMGAELPNPLPEVPDKVDLEELQKELRSLTKRLQAMEPVNMLALEEYERTQNRLQELTQKLETLEGERTELLLRIENFTTLRQLAFKEAFDAVNENFQSIFAILSDGDGYLQLENPEDPFSSGLNLVAHPKGKPVQRLASMSGGEKSLTALSFIFALQRYRPSPFYAFDEVDMFLDGANVERLARMIKQQSQQAQFIVVSLRRPMIESAERTIGVTQARGAYTQVLGIKLQSSNTSA; from the coding sequence ATGGTTCATATCAAGCGCGTGGAACTTACCAACTTCAAATCCTTCGGTGGCACTACCTCAGTCCCTTTGCTGCCGGGGTGTACTGTCATATCTGGGCCAAATGGTTCGGGTAAGTCTAATATTCTCGATGCACTGCTATTTTGCCTCGGACTCTCCAGTTCTAAGGGAATGCGAGCCGATCGCTTGCCAGATTTGGTAAATAACACCCAAACGTCCAAAGGACGGGCTTCTATTGAAGCTAGCGTCACTGTAACGTTTGATTTGTCAGATGAAATCTCACACAAAGACACAAAGAGGCAAAGGGGGGAGGCAGGGGAGGCAGGGGAAGCAGGGGAAGCAGGGGAAGCAGGGGAAGCAGGGGAAGCAGGGGAAGCAGGGGAAGCAGGGGAAGCAGGGGAAGCAGGGGAAGCAGGGGAAGAAAATCCAAAATCCAAAATCCGAAGTCAAAAATCGGCAGAGTGGAGTGTTACTAGAAGGCTGCGTGTCACTCACCAAGGAAGTTACACCTCGAATTACTATATCAATGGTGAAGCTTGCACGTTGACAGAATTGCATCAGCAACTAAGTAACCTACGGGTTTATCCTGAAGGCTACAACGTGGTGCTGCAAGGGGATGTCACCAGCATTATCTCGATGAATGCGCGGGAACGACGGGAAATTATTGATGAATTGGCTGGGGTGGCGGCATTCGATCGCAAAATCATTCAAGCCAAATCAACTTTAGATGAGGTGAAGGAAAAGGAAGATAGCTGTCGGATTATTGAAACAGAATTAACTGCACAGCGCGATCGCCTTTCTCAAGATCGGGCGAAAGCTGAGAGATATCAAAAGCTTCGCACAGAATTTCTGGCGAAACAATCCTGGGAAGCAGTTTTATCATGGCGATCGCTACAAGCACAACAAGAAAAGTTAGTTCACGAAATTCAAACAGGCGATCGCAATTCTAGTGAACTCTCAAGCCAACTCACAAACCTAAATTCCGAAATTGTCCAGAAAACTGCTGAACTTGAACAACTCAATGCCCATGTCAAAGCATTGGGAGAAGATGAACTTTTGGCGGTACAATCTACCCTCGCCACCCAAGAAGCCGAACGTAAACAACTCCAGCGTCAGCTAACAGAATTAGAAACGGCAACGCACGAAACCGCTAAACGTCTGCTTCAAACTCAGCAAGAGATTCAAAAACACCGTTTTTCCCTAGAAGAAATTGCCGAAACCCAAATTGTAGAAACGCGATTCATCACGTCTTCACAACAACAAAGAAACGAAGCGCACCAAGCCTTAGAAACCTCCCGCGAAGCCGCCGCAGAAATCGCCTCGGCTTCGGAAGCGTGGGTGCAGCAACAAACGGCATTCAACCGTCAAATTGAAACTCTGCTGCAAACTCTGGAACCGCAACGCACAGAAAAAGCACAACTCACAGAACGCAATAATCAGTTACAGCAATTAATTTCCGAGCAAACCCAGTTAATTGAACGCGACGAACCGCTATTAGCCCAAAAACAAACTGACTGTAGTCAAATTGAAACAGAATTTAACGCCTCTAGCGAACCCATCCAAAATTTAGCTCAAAATCTCTCAGCCACAGAACAAGAACTGCAAATCCAGCAGGAAACCCAAAAGCGGTTACTTTTTGAACAACGCGAAAAACAACGCCAGTTGGATAAAATCGAGGCTCAAGCACAGGCACAGCAAGAAGTCCAAGGAACCCAAGCGAGTAAAGTTATTTTACAATCAGGAATGCCTGGACTTTGTGGCTTAGTTGTGCAGTTAGGAAAAGTGGAACCCCGCCATCAGCTAGCTTTAGAAATGGCTGCCGGTGGACGCTTGGGACATATTGTGGTAGATGATGACAGCATCGCCGCAGCCGGTATTGAATTGCTCAAACAGAAACGTGCCGGGAGAGCGACTTTTTTACCACTGAATAAAATTCACGCTCCTAAATTTACTCAAGATGCAACGCTGCGTTTTGCCAGTGGCTTCGTTAATTATGCTGTGAACTTAGTCGATTGCGATCGCCGTTACAAAGATGTCTTCAGCTATGTTTTTGGTAACACGGTAGTATTTGCCAGCCTTGAGGCGGCGCGGAAAAATTTAGGCTTATATCGCATCGTCACCTTAGACGGGGAATTGTTGGAAACTAGCGGTGCAATGACTGGTGGTAGTAACAGCAATCGTTCAGCCTTGCGGTTTGGTAATGCAGAAGCGGCGGAATCTGATGAAGCGATCGCTTTGAGAAGTCGTTTGGTGGATATTGAGCGAGTTTTAGAGCGTTGTACGGAAGCGATCGCAACTTTGTCAGCCAGAGCCAAAAAACTGACGGTGGAACTCGCAGAAGCGCGTCAAGCGCGGCGCGAACAGCAGTTGCAATTGGAACAGTTGCAGAAAGATATTAAGAATTTAACAACGCAATTAGAGGGGACGCGATCGCAACTTGCCCAAAATAGCGAAAAGTTAGCTACTGCTCAATCCCGATTAGAAATTTTAGATCGGGAATTACCAGGACAAGAAACTCAGTTGCAACAATTGCGACACGCTTTAGCCGAGTTAGAAGCATCCCAAACCCCCAGTGAATGGCAACAAATCCAGGCGACAATTAAAATTCAAGAGCAACAATTACAACAACGCGAGACAGCATTACGCGAAGCCGAACAAAGATTAAAAAATTTGGAAAATCAGCAACAGCGATCGCAAGAAAAAATCCAAGAAGCAGAAACGCGAATCACCGAATACGAAACCCAACAAACCTCTTGTAGAGACGCGATTCATCGCGTCTCCACACAAATCACAACGATAAACGAGCAAATCACCCAAACCCGTTTATCGTTGACTCAAATGGAACAAAATTTGGGTGAAGAGAAACAAAAACGCGACACTACAGAATTGGAAGTGCGATCGCACCTTTTGCGCCAACAACAATTGCAATGGGAAATCGAAAAACTCAAAGAAACCCAAGAGAAGCGGCGGGAGGAACTAATTGCACTGCAAAGCCAGTTACGGGATATGGGAGCAGAATTACCAAATCCTTTGCCGGAAGTTCCAGACAAGGTAGATTTAGAGGAATTGCAGAAAGAATTGCGATCGCTAACCAAACGTTTACAGGCAATGGAACCTGTGAATATGCTGGCGTTGGAAGAATACGAACGCACTCAAAACCGTCTCCAAGAACTGACGCAAAAATTAGAGACATTAGAAGGGGAACGCACCGAATTACTTTTGCGGATTGAAAACTTTACCACATTGCGGCAACTTGCCTTTAAAGAAGCCTTCGATGCTGTCAACGAAAACTTTCAATCAATTTTTGCCATTCTTTCAGACGGCGACGGCTATTTACAACTCGAAAATCCCGAAGATCCCTTTAGCAGTGGATTGAATCTAGTCGCACACCCCAAAGGTAAACCCGTACAACGCCTAGCTTCCATGTCTGGGGGAGAAAAATCACTCACAGCCTTGAGCTTTATCTTTGCCCTGCAACGCTACCGTCCATCGCCCTTTTACGCCTTTGATGAAGTGGATATGTTCTTAGATGGAGCAAACGTAGAACGATTAGCTAGAATGATTAAGCAACAGTCACAACAAGCGCAATTTATAGTTGTGAGTTTGCGTCGTCCGATGATAGAATCAGCCGAACGCACAATTGGCGTTACTCAAGCACGAGGAGCTTACACTCAAGTTTTGGGGATTAAATTACAATCATCCAATACATCTGCTTGA
- a CDS encoding ribonuclease D codes for MPYLTSASEISAIVAEYTNARILWIDTEVADYKSRNPRLSLIQVLDNPQDMSGDRVYLLDVLDKPNIIAEFIEKIMINSAIEKVFHNASYDLKLLGNKKAKNITCTLEMAKKIPYYLLPLPNYQLKTIATALCSFNNIDKQEQTSDWAKRPLTEEQIEYAYLDCIYLAQIHLNLLGLQAQASPEPTTEDLILLSTRYSQLEQQYKLLNSEFEHLQERMKKAMQAQNISETSYHKLTSSERTTIKASFTELFKLVQTQEIDLDFPVTLTQKLQKDLGTNLEQLSVDIEKTTSWRLTSKTQESETEDE; via the coding sequence ATGCCCTACCTCACTTCTGCCAGCGAAATTAGTGCTATTGTCGCTGAATATACCAATGCAAGAATACTGTGGATAGATACAGAAGTAGCTGACTATAAAAGTCGTAATCCCCGACTGTCGCTGATTCAGGTGTTAGATAATCCTCAAGATATGAGTGGCGATCGCGTCTACCTTTTAGATGTGTTAGATAAGCCTAATATTATAGCTGAATTTATTGAAAAAATTATGATAAATTCTGCAATTGAAAAAGTTTTTCACAACGCTAGTTACGATCTAAAACTTCTCGGTAATAAGAAAGCTAAAAATATTACTTGCACTTTGGAAATGGCAAAAAAAATTCCCTACTATCTTTTGCCATTACCTAATTACCAACTCAAAACCATAGCTACGGCACTTTGCAGCTTTAACAATATCGATAAACAAGAACAAACAAGCGATTGGGCAAAACGCCCCCTGACTGAAGAACAGATAGAGTATGCTTACTTAGACTGTATTTATCTTGCTCAAATCCACTTAAATTTGTTAGGTTTACAAGCCCAAGCCAGCCCCGAACCCACTACAGAAGATTTAATATTACTAAGTACTAGATACTCACAACTTGAGCAACAATACAAATTGTTGAATTCAGAATTTGAGCATTTGCAAGAACGGATGAAAAAAGCCATGCAAGCTCAGAATATATCTGAAACTTCTTATCATAAGCTGACAAGTTCCGAGCGCACTACAATCAAAGCTAGTTTTACAGAATTATTCAAGCTGGTACAAACCCAAGAGATTGATTTAGATTTCCCTGTCACACTAACTCAGAAACTCCAAAAAGATTTAGGGACAAATCTGGAACAACTATCTGTAGATATTGAAAAAACTACCTCTTGGCGGCTAACTTCTAAAACTCAAGAGAGTGAAACAGAAGATGAGTAA